A genome region from Pan paniscus chromosome 17, NHGRI_mPanPan1-v2.0_pri, whole genome shotgun sequence includes the following:
- the LOC129394561 gene encoding elongin-A3-like, whose amino-acid sequence MAAGSTTLPAVEKLQVRLATKTDPKKLEKYLQKLSALPMTADILAETGIRKTVKRLRKHQHVGDFARDLAARWKKLVLVDRNTGPDPQDPEESASRQRFGEALQDRGKAWGFPENATAPRSPSHSPEHRRTARTTPPGQQRPHPRSPSREPRAERKRPRMAPADSGPHRDPPTRTAPLPMPEGPEPAVPGEQPGRGHAHAAQGGPPPGQGCQGQPQGEAVGSHSKGHKPSRGASAQKSPPVQESQSERLQAAGADSAGPKTVPSHVFSELWDPSEAWMQANYDLLSAFEAMTSQANPEALSAPTLQEEAAFPGRRVNAKMPVYSGSRPACQLQVPTLRQQCLRVPRNNPDALGDVEGVPYSVLEPVLEGWTPDQLYRTEKDNPALARDTDELWRIHCLRDFKEEKPQEHESWRELYLRLRDAREQRLRVVTTKIRSARENKPSGRQTKMICFNSVAKTPYDASRRQEESAGAADPRNGDIEPAPKPAGSSQAPSGLGDGDGGSISGGSSNQHAAPADKTRKQAAKKVAPLMAKAIRDYKGRFSRR is encoded by the coding sequence ATGGCGGCAGGGTCCACTACGCTGCCCGCAGTGGAGAAGCTGCAGGTGCGTCTGGCCACTAAGACGGACCCGAAAAAGCTagagaaatatttgcagaaactCTCCGCCTTGCCCATGACGGCAGACATCCTGGCGGAGACTGGAATCAGAAAGACGGTGAAGCGCCTGCGGAAGCACCAGCACGTGGGCGACTTTGCCAGAGACTTGGCGGCCCGGTGGAAGAAGCTGGTGCTCGTGGACCGAAACACCGGGCCTGACCCACAGGACCCTGAGGAGAGCGCTTCCCGACAGCGCTTCGGGGAGGCTCTTCAGGACCGGGGAAAGGCCTGGGGCTTCCCAGAAAACGCGACGGCCCCCAGGAGCCCATCTCACAGCCCTGAGCACAGACGGACAGCACGCACAACACCTCCGGGGCAACAGAGACCTCACCCGAGGTCTCCCAGTCGCGAGCCCAGAGCCGAGAGAAAGCGCCCCAGAATGGCCCCAGCTGATTCCGGCCCCCATCGGGACCCTCCAACGCGCACCGCTCCCCTCCCGATGCCCGAGGGCCCTGAGCCCGCTGTGCCCGGGGAGCAACCCGGGAGAGGCCACGCTCACGCCGCTCAGGGTGGGCCTCCGCCGGGTCAAGGCTGCCAGGGCCAACCCCAGGGGGAAGCGGTGGGGAGCCACAGCAAGGGGCACAAACCGTCCCGAGGGGCTTCGGCTCAGAAATCGCCTCCTGTCCAGGAAAGCCAGTCAGAGAGGCTGCAGGCGGCCGGCGCCGATTCCGCCGGGCCGAAAACGGTGCCCAGCCATGTCTTCTCAGAGCTCTGGGACCCCTCAGAGGCCTGGATGCAGGCCAACTACGATCTGCTGTCCGCTTTTGAGGCCATGACCTCCCAGGCAAACCCAGAAGCACTCTCCGCGCCAACGCTCCAGGAGGAAGCTGCTTTCCCTGGACGCAGAGTGAACGCTAAGATGCCGGTGTACTCGGGCTCCAGGcctgcctgccagctccaggTGCCGACGCTGCGCCAGCAGTGCCTCCGGGTGCCTAGGAACAATCCGGACGCCCTCGGCGACGTGGAAGGGGTCCCCTACTCGGTTCTTGAACCCGTTCTGGAAGGGTGGACGCCCGATCAGCTCTACCGCACAGAGAAAGACAATCCCGCACTCGCTCGAGACACAGATGAATTATGGAGGATTCATTGTCTCCGGGACTTCAAGGAAGAAAAGCCACAGGAGCACGAGTCTTGGCGGGAGCTGTACCTGCGGCTTCGGGACGCCCGAGAGCAGCGGCTGCGAGTAGTGACCACGAAAATCCGATCCGCACGTGAAAACAAACCCAGCGGCCGACAGACAAAGATGATCTGTTTCAACTCTGTGGCCAAGACGCCTTATGATGCTTCCAGGAGGCAAGAGGAGTCTGCAGGAGCCGCTGACCCCCGAAATGGAGACATCGAGCCAGCCCCCAAGCCCGCAGGAAGCAGCCAGGCTCCCTCCGGACTCGGGGACGGCGACGGCGGCAGCATTAGCGGCGGCAGCAGCAATCAGCACGCGGCGCCCGCGGACAAAACCCGAAAACAGGCTGCCAAGAAAGTGGCCCCGCTGATGGCCAAGGCAATTCGAGACTACAAGGGAAGATTCTCCCGACGATAA
- the LOC134729233 gene encoding elongin-A3-like: MAAGSTTLPAVEKLQVRLATKTDPKKLEKYLQKLSALPMTADILAETGIRKTVKRLRKHQHVGDFARDLAARWKKLVLVDRNTGPDPQDPEESASRQRFGEALQDRGKAWGFPENATAPRSPSHSPEHRRTARTTPPGQQRPHPRSPSREPRAERKRPRMAPADSGPHRDPPTRTAPLPMPEGPEPAVPGEQPGRGHAHAAQGGPPPGQGCQGQPQGEAVGSHSKGHKPSRGASAQKSPPVQESQSERLQAAGADSAGPKTVPSHVFSELWDPSEAWMQANYDLLSAFEAMTSQANPEALSAPTLQEEAAFPGRRVNAKMPVYSGSRPACQLQVPTLRQQCLRVPRNNPDALGDVEGVPYSVLEPVLEGWTPDQLYRTEKDNPALARETDELWRIHCLRDFKEEKPREHESWRELYLRLRDAREQRLRVVTTKIRSARENKPSGRQTKMICFNSVAKTPYDASRSQEESAGAADPRNGDIEPAPKPAGSSQAPSGLGDGDGGSISGGSSNQHAAPADKTRKQAAKKVAPLMAKAIRDYKGRFSRR; the protein is encoded by the coding sequence ATGGCGGCAGGGTCCACTACGCTGCCCGCAGTGGAGAAGCTGCAGGTGCGTCTGGCCACTAAGACGGACCCGAAAAAGCTagagaaatatttgcagaaactCTCCGCCTTGCCCATGACGGCAGACATCCTGGCGGAGACTGGAATCAGAAAGACGGTGAAGCGCCTGCGGAAGCACCAGCACGTGGGCGACTTTGCCAGAGACTTGGCGGCCCGGTGGAAGAAGCTGGTGCTCGTGGACCGAAACACCGGGCCTGACCCACAGGACCCTGAGGAGAGCGCTTCCCGACAGCGCTTCGGGGAGGCTCTTCAGGACCGGGGAAAGGCCTGGGGCTTCCCAGAAAACGCGACGGCCCCCAGGAGCCCATCTCACAGCCCTGAGCACAGACGGACAGCACGCACAACACCTCCGGGGCAACAGAGACCTCACCCGAGGTCTCCCAGTCGCGAGCCCAGAGCCGAGAGAAAGCGCCCCAGAATGGCCCCAGCTGATTCCGGCCCCCATCGGGACCCTCCAACGCGCACCGCTCCCCTCCCGATGCCCGAGGGCCCTGAGCCCGCTGTGCCCGGGGAGCAACCCGGGAGAGGCCACGCTCACGCCGCTCAGGGTGGGCCTCCGCCGGGTCAAGGCTGCCAGGGCCAACCCCAGGGGGAAGCGGTGGGGAGCCACAGCAAGGGGCACAAACCGTCCCGAGGGGCTTCGGCTCAGAAATCGCCTCCTGTCCAGGAAAGCCAGTCAGAGAGGCTGCAGGCGGCCGGCGCCGATTCCGCCGGGCCGAAAACGGTGCCCAGCCATGTCTTCTCAGAGCTCTGGGACCCCTCAGAGGCCTGGATGCAGGCCAACTACGATCTGCTGTCCGCTTTTGAGGCCATGACCTCCCAGGCAAACCCAGAAGCACTCTCCGCGCCAACGCTCCAGGAGGAAGCTGCTTTCCCTGGACGCAGAGTGAACGCTAAGATGCCGGTGTACTCGGGCTCCAGGcctgcctgccagctccaggTGCCGACGCTGCGCCAGCAGTGCCTCCGGGTGCCTAGGAACAATCCGGACGCCCTCGGCGACGTGGAAGGGGTCCCCTACTCGGTTCTTGAACCCGTTCTGGAAGGGTGGACGCCCGATCAGCTCTACCGCACAGAGAAAGACAATCCCGCACTCGCTCGAGAGACAGATGAATTATGGAGGATTCATTGTCTCCGGGACTTCAAGGAAGAAAAGCCACGGGAGCACGAGTCTTGGCGGGAGCTGTACCTGCGGCTTCGGGACGCCCGAGAGCAGCGGCTGCGAGTAGTGACCACGAAAATCCGATCCGCACGTGAAAACAAACCCAGCGGCCGACAGACAAAGATGATCTGTTTCAACTCTGTGGCCAAGACGCCTTATGATGCTTCCAGGAGTCAAGAGGAGTCTGCAGGAGCCGCTGACCCCCGAAATGGAGACATCGAGCCAGCCCCCAAGCCCGCAGGAAGCAGCCAGGCTCCCTCCGGACTCGGGGACGGCGACGGCGGCAGCATTAGCGGCGGCAGCAGCAATCAGCACGCGGCGCCCGCGGACAAAACCCGAAAACAGGCTGCCAAGAAAGTGGCCCCGCTGATGGCCAAGGCAATTCGAGACTACAAGGGAAGATTCTCCCGACGATAA